The region tttgattttcctatttaaaaaaaatatctGAGTTCTGATTTTAGAGACTTAAATACTTGAACTTGAGAGTTGGAAATGTGTGCGACGCGTGCATGTTCAAGCGTGCAAGGAGTGAGACCAAATTGGTAGAAAGTTAACACTCTTCAACTGCTTATGCAGGCAGCTTTGAGTACTTTGCTACTCATTATTTACAACTGTTCTGACCAAGTTCTCACTACTAGGGAAAGGAGAGTAGCAAAATCAAGAGAAGCAGCAGCTAGAAGTGCAAGGAAAACTGCAAATGCACACCAAAGATGGAAACTTGCAAAGGATGCTGCTAAGAAAGGTGCATCTGGGCTGCAAGCTCAATTATCACGGAAATTCTCTCGTAAGAAGGATGAAGAAACTCTTGAAAAGGTTAAAATTTTAAACCAGGAGACTTCTGAAATAGATGTTGAATTGTTTCCACATTCACAACCTTCAAGCATGGTTGCAAGTTCGTCTGCCGTGCCAACTGAAAAGGGGAAAAATCCAAGTGGGTTAATGCATATAGTACATGAAATTGAAAATGATCCGCATGTTGACCACAATCCCGATACAAGAAAAGAAACTAGATATAAAAGCGCTACAAAGGAAAAACAACCACATACTCATACACAAATTTTCAAGTATGCATATGCTCAACTTGAAAAAGAGAAGGCTCAGCAACAAGAAAATAAGAACCTTACCTTCTCGGGAGTACTAAAAATGGCTACAAATACTGAGAAAATTAAGAGGCCTTTTATTGAGATTTCTTTCAGAGATCTAACTCTCACACTGAAATCTCGAAACAAACATATATTGAGAAATGTTACCGGGAAAATCAAACCTGGCCGTATCACCGCTGTCATGGGTCCGTCAGGAGCTGGCAAGACAACATTTCTTTCAGCTCTAGCTGGAAAGGCATTTGGATGCTTGGTTACTGGTTCAATTCTTATAAATGGAAGGCACGAATCAATTCACTCGTTTAAGAAAATTATTGGCTTTGTTCCACAAGATGATGTAGTTCATGGAAACTTAACAGTGGAAGAAAATCTCTGGTTCAGTGCTCAGTGCAGGTATATTATGTTGTTTGACATTTTAGCAGATGTATTTTCTAAAACTCTTGCATATAATATATGTTACCAGCTATGGTAGTTTTTGTATTCTTGTGTATGTGTTtattcaaatgaaattttgttaaaGGCTATCAGCTGATTTGTCAAAACCAGAAAAAGTTCTGGTTGTTGAAAGAGTTATTGAATTCTTGGGGCTTCAATCTGTGCGGAATTCCGTAGTTGGAACTGTGGAAAAGCGAGGGATCTCTGGAGGACAAAGGAAGCGTGTAAATGTTGGATTGGAAATGGTTATGGAACCTTCACTTTTGATGTTAGATGAGCCAACATCTGGCCTGGATAGTGCATCATCTCAGCTTCTTCTAAGAGCATTAAGACGTGAAGCTCTTGAGGGAGTGAACATTTGCATGGTGGTTCACCAACCTAGGTAAATTTTAATTCCATGTTTGCATCATAGGGATGTTTATTGCATCTTATGCTATTATAATACACATTCCTTCTTAAATGCTCCTTGTTCATTCCTCGCAACGGAAACCATTTTGACAATTGATATAACATGATGCTTTGATATGGATTTGTCAACAATAAATTATTTTCCCGTTGACTTATTATTCATTGGATTTTCTGCTTCAGCTATGCTTTGTTCAAGATGTTTGATGACTTGATACTTCTGGGTAAAGGCGGTCTCATGGTCTATCATGGATCTGCCAAGAGAGTTGAAGAATACTTTTCAGGTCTCGGGATTAATGTTCCGGAGCGGATAAACCCTCCAGATTACTATATTGACATTTTGGAGGGCATAGCAGCACCTGCTGAAAGTTCAGGACTCAGTTATGAGGATCTACCAGTTAAATGGATGCTTCATAATGGATATCCAATACCTCTTGATATGAGGCAGCATGCAGCACAGTTTGATATGCCGCAGAGTGTAAATCCACTTAATGACATAGACTCCAATGGCTCAGGTGATGTTGGAAAAACGTTTGCTGGAGAATTATGGAATGATGTGAGAAATAATGTGGAAGTGCGAGGGGAAAAGATAAAACTTAATTTTTCAAAATCCAAGGATTTATCTGACCGGAAAACTCCTGGTGTATTCAAGCAATATAAGTACTTTCTTATACGGTAAGCCACCTAATGACCTTAGATTTTTGCTAACTTGAAAGTTTCATTTTCCATGTAATGCTATAACCTTTTAAAGGAGTAGCTTATGATTTTATAATGATGCACATGTCTGTTTAATTTGGTGCCTGCATTTTCTTTTGTTAGTCTCACTCCAAACCAATGTATATCAGGGTTGGGAAGCAGCGATTGCGAGAAGCTAGGATCCAGGCCGTAGATTATCTTATTTTATTACTTGCTGGAGCCTGCTTAGGATCAATTACCAAATCGAGCGATCAAACATTTGGAGCATCCGGTTACACCTATACGGTGATTGCTGTATGTAAGTTGCACAAATAATAAATCATTGCAAATAATCTCCTCTATTCAGAATTCATGTGAGCAGTTTTTTATTCTTATGTTTTATTGTTAATTTCAGCTCTTCTATGCAAAATAGCGGCATTGAGATCATTTTCTCTGGATAAATTACACTACTGGAGGGAGAGTGATTCTGGCATGAGCAGTTTGGCTTATTTTCTCTCAAAAGACACAATGGATCATTTTAATACAGTGATCAAGCCTGTGGTCTACCTATCTATGTTCTATTTCTTAACCAATCCCAGATCTACTTTTGCAGCTAATTATATTGTGTTGCTTTGTCTTGTATACTGTGTCACCGGCATAGCATACGCATTGTCCATAGTTTTTGAACCTGGCGCGGCTCAGCTGGTGAGTATTAAAACCCGACAAAAAAAAGACCAACTCCATAACAAAATTTATTCAGTCATGTTTTCGCTTCTCGTCTAACACGACTCTGTATCTTGCAGTGGTCAGTACTTCTTCCAGTTGTTTTGACTCTCATTGCAACACAACCAAAAGATAGTAAAATCTTAAAGGCCATAGCTAACTTATGTTACTCTAAGTGGGCTTTACAAGCATTGGTCATTGCAAATGCTGAAAGGTAAGCTCGTATGATTAAAGCAGTTTTCACTACTTCAAGTAatagcatatcaatttttttAAGCTCATTTCTCCCTTCATTATCTGCACTATAGGTATCAAGGAGTATGGCTCATAACTCGTTGCGGTTCGCTTCTAAAAAGCGGGTATAATCTTCATGATTGGAGTCTCTGCTTATCCATGCTCATTCTTATGGGTGTAATCGGTCGCGCAATAGGGTTTTTCTGTATGGTCACCTTCAAAAAGAAGTAAGGCAAAACTTTATGCTACTGAAATTTTATGTTTCAAGAATGAGTTGTACAAATTGGGGAGGGTAGTATGATCAGAATTTGATAGGATTTGTAGTAAAAATTTGCAGGATCTCAAGAATGTTTGATTTTTTTGGGGGTGATATTGGTTGTTGAGCAGAATATGTAAGTTGTAGATGACATCATCATATTATGTTAGTAGTATATGATCAGTCACTTGGAATTTTCATttatatgatttgtttttttacacatttatatgattttttttatatataaagTAAAATTGGCATGGATAAACAAGGTTAGAGATGATACTGGACACAATGAAAAAATTTAGTCAAAATTACAAATGTTATTTTAAAacaaattcatgatcattaaaAAATTAACACAATCTCATGAAAATATCAAGACATAATTCTACATTTATTGACACCAGATATTAACTGGATAAATTTTATGTAAAAGCCGACTCCATATTATATTGAGTTTTTAGTTAATATATTATATTTTGAACTATACTTATCTAAATAAAATATTCTTTATATTATTTGAAAGCCGATAAAATATCTACAACTCTATTGATTATAAGaaatttaaattcaatttttgCCATAGTAAAATATATGTTGAAAGTTTAAGATGTGATATTATACTTGTTGTCTGAACTAACTACTTTTTGTCATATAAAAAGTAAAAACATTATCTATAATTATCATGCATACGGTAAAGgtaaataatttatttatttttaattgaatgAGTGGAATATCGAGAGTTTTGACTTGCGTAACTTTATATGATGTTTTAATTGgcatattaatattaaaaattgACTATTTATTCAAATTCAACACGTATAAATCTCATATTTGACAATCTCCTCTAAATTTTAATATTGAAGTTTCACACTAAAAAATATATGAGATACATGCAAGAGTTTTTAAGGAGTTCTCTTTTCTAAGAAAATTGATCATTAGAATTGATCTAAgttaacttttaatttttttaaaactatttgTTGTTCCATTTGATCTGAGCTATTGAATCGGGTCGGGTTCTAACTATTGAAATGAATTGAGTTATTTGTGAGCTTTGATCGAGCtgagtttgatttgaaaaaaGTTTGACAAACTAGAGTCGAGATTCATGATGATCCAATTCGAGATTCATGATGATCCAATTCTTATGGAGTTGAGTCAATCTGGATGAAGTATGACCTAACTCGACTCATTTCCAGCCATATATCTCACTCATTGAACATTAAAGGATTCTAGTCCTCATAGGAAGTCAAATATTCTAGACTTAGTTCATACTAATGTTTCTATGATGGATGATAAATCTCTTAGTGGTGCATCATATTTTGTTACGTTTATTGACAACCACTTTTAAAAAGTGTTGTACTTTATTCGAAAATTTAAAGTTCGGTACTTGGTATCTTCAAGCACTTTCATGCAAGTGTTAAAAGATAAAAGGAAAGAAGTTGAAATGTATCACATCAAATAATGATGGTGAATACAGATATTCATTTGAAGAGTATTGCAAAGAGCTTGAAATCAAGCTTGTGAATTGAGGTCCAAATATGCCTCATAATAATGGAGTTATAGAGAGAATGAGTTATATCATTAATGACAAAACCATGTGCATGCTCTCTCACAAAAAAGTTAACGAAAGCCTTTCGATGTGAAGTAATGTTTTGATCAAtatttctctttcaattttaTTTGATGGTGATGTTCCA is a window of Lathyrus oleraceus cultivar Zhongwan6 chromosome 6, CAAS_Psat_ZW6_1.0, whole genome shotgun sequence DNA encoding:
- the LOC127092285 gene encoding ABC transporter G family member 24 translates to MPSWRLLLWLIFTLSLFFGKKTHCQEMNDYDQLDNPAVLPLITQLVYSRISNLTSILSHQISADSNFCVKDPDSDWNQAFNFSSDLGFLASCIKKTKGDITNRLCTAAEVKFYLNSLMDRSTSANYLKPNKNCNLTSWVPGCEPGWACSVPPSQKIDLKDSKDVPARTSNCRACCEGFFCPHGITCMIPCPLGSYCPLATLNKTTGICEPYLYQLPPMQPNHSCGGANIWADFSSSSETFCSAGSFCPTTTTKFPCSSGHYCRTGSTSEKRCFKLSSCNSNTATQNMHAYGVMLIAALSTLLLIIYNCSDQVLTTRERRVAKSREAAARSARKTANAHQRWKLAKDAAKKGASGLQAQLSRKFSRKKDEETLEKVKILNQETSEIDVELFPHSQPSSMVASSSAVPTEKGKNPSGLMHIVHEIENDPHVDHNPDTRKETRYKSATKEKQPHTHTQIFKYAYAQLEKEKAQQQENKNLTFSGVLKMATNTEKIKRPFIEISFRDLTLTLKSRNKHILRNVTGKIKPGRITAVMGPSGAGKTTFLSALAGKAFGCLVTGSILINGRHESIHSFKKIIGFVPQDDVVHGNLTVEENLWFSAQCRLSADLSKPEKVLVVERVIEFLGLQSVRNSVVGTVEKRGISGGQRKRVNVGLEMVMEPSLLMLDEPTSGLDSASSQLLLRALRREALEGVNICMVVHQPSYALFKMFDDLILLGKGGLMVYHGSAKRVEEYFSGLGINVPERINPPDYYIDILEGIAAPAESSGLSYEDLPVKWMLHNGYPIPLDMRQHAAQFDMPQSVNPLNDIDSNGSGDVGKTFAGELWNDVRNNVEVRGEKIKLNFSKSKDLSDRKTPGVFKQYKYFLIRVGKQRLREARIQAVDYLILLLAGACLGSITKSSDQTFGASGYTYTVIAVSLLCKIAALRSFSLDKLHYWRESDSGMSSLAYFLSKDTMDHFNTVIKPVVYLSMFYFLTNPRSTFAANYIVLLCLVYCVTGIAYALSIVFEPGAAQLWSVLLPVVLTLIATQPKDSKILKAIANLCYSKWALQALVIANAERYQGVWLITRCGSLLKSGYNLHDWSLCLSMLILMGVIGRAIGFFCMVTFKKK